The Vicia villosa cultivar HV-30 ecotype Madison, WI unplaced genomic scaffold, Vvil1.0 ctg.000244F_1_1_2_unsc, whole genome shotgun sequence genome includes the window CTTTTTCTTTTTGACCGAACCTTTATAACTTCTTGTGTTTTCTATCTCCCAGTAACTatattttttgcattttatttttgatttttattttccgCTACTTAATTCTAAAACTTTTCTAAAATGTTTTCCaactctgattttgacccaatttttttttttcaaacttaagTTTTTCTAAAACAAACAATTTACTTTTTCCCATTCCATCTTTTGTATGAATTCACATGTTCAacaaatagatttatttttagGTCCAAGTCTAATCTATTTGAAGATCTGATTGACTTTTTAGTCtacttaaaagtctattttatttgaacatattcaaataaataattcaattaatgtcTATCCAAATTAAAAAAAgctaaaacataaataatattaaaattttgtttgcactaatttatttgattttatttagtaACATAAGTTTTGTGAAATTATatagttaaaaaatttatataataataaattataacatTGTTCGTAAAGTGTTTTCCCTCTccttttataagttttttttaaagatagttaagttttattttttttataatgtaaTTGAAAGATCAATATACTCCCTCTGGTCATATATAACaactttatataaaaaaaaaagcctACCTTTAAGAAAAATGTTTAAATGCATTTAAGTCTTATACACTTTTTAATTTTACCTATACTTTTTGTTTTGGAAATAGTTAAAAACATATAAATGTGAAAAAAGTAGGGGTATACTGGAAATAGTGATATTAAATGTAATAATTATAGttgtttttttcttatatttaagaccaacgaatttttttgttgttgcttATATTCGAGACCGGGAGTAataatcataaaattatttatatttatttaaataatttgttttgataGACAAAGGTTTTAAATGCTTACTACTATTCATTGCCACAAGTATCCATAGAATTCCATAAACCTCTTTGAAAGATTCCAATCCTAAAAAAGAGTTTATATCTTGGACTTCCGTTATATCAATTATCATTTCAATGATCAACTTCGCTCGACCACATGATGATGAACATGTTTTAAGCTAACTGCATGTCGAGTGCTTAAGCGAAGTTTGTGGTCACTCGTTCCTCGCTTGTTCCAATCCTAATAAAGTGCTCACATAAAGTTTTGGCAATTCAAAAGTAGGAGATAATTTTTTACCAATGATTCTATATTCAAAATCTTTCCGTTCTAGCTTATTTTTTCTATCAAAGCAAcgaatttcaaaatttttataAGCCCCCTGGAATTTCTTCTGAAGCctgtttaattattttatggattCCTTATTCTATATAAGGAGTTGATTTCCATCCTTGTCTCGCAGTTAGCTAAGCGAGAAGTTGTGATCGAGGAAGCCCCCGCCCGGTATTTCCTCTACTCTACTCTACTAGTGTcattttagtaaataaaatttaatttaaaataactttCATTCTAGAGTAAGCACAGTTTGGTTTGCTTGCATTTGGAGTAAATAAAAAgcgagaaataaaaaaatatttaacaactCTGATATCAGTGGAGCAAATGGCTGAAAATGTAAAAAGATGGTCATAGAATTAGTTGAACATTAGATCAAAACGAGTAGACTACTATTTGGCTCAGTGGTATATGAATTCCAGATCATGTTTTGGTTGTATGGATGAGTGAGCttgtttttgtttatcttgaagAGAGGGTTTATGTCTGGTCGAGGGTCGATCTAAATCTTTATGCTCCTTGTTATGTCTCAGATGGATCGTCAGTCAAATGCTTGAAGTAGAGTGCGTTTTCCAGTCCGACCCGGTTGTGTGGTGGAGCTTTCCTTTAATCTTATAAATTAATCttattgtacatatttttaataaatttataagattaatttaataaaagtatactaatattattatacaataatattatattattacatTTATTCTGAAACTAAGGGAGGCAGTATAGTTTTATTGGAAACAGATCCACTATTTTCTTAGCATCCTCGTTTCAGTTTTCAAAACGTTTAGGTGTCTCTATTAGTAATTGTTTATGAAGGAGTTATTGCTAATAAAAATAATCTTATCCCAAACTTTATTGGAAACTGCATTTCGCTTtcaaaacatttatttatattatacagAGATCAAGCAATTCCATCTCTCACCCACTTGGATTATGGCGTCTTCTTCAGTTCCAGCAACGAAAGTGGAAAGCGAAAGCACAACAACAAAGCCAAATTGGCTTGAACTTCCGAGAGATGTGACACTTAACATCCTACAGAGGCTCGGCACCATTGAAATCATCTCAAGCGCATGTCAAGTGTGTCCTCTATGGTGGAATATCTGCAAGGATCCTTGCATGTGGCGCACCATTCATATGTCCAAGTTCCGCTATCCACGCCACAAGTACAGCGATGTTGATTTGGTGAAGATGTGTCGTTATGCAGTTCAGAAAAGTTGTGGCCAGCTAGAAGACATTTACATTGGTTTTTTTGGAAACGATAAGCTCCTAGAATACATAGGCCATAGGTGAATGATTAACTTCAAACCTTAATTTGAAACTATGTTatggtttttgtttaattgacttataatttaaattttacagTGCAAATCACCTAAGGCGCATTCGGCTTATAATCTGTGAATATCTTTCTGATAAAGGATTCATTGAAGCAGTGAAGAAACTTCCATTAATAGTGGAATTAGACATTTCACATAACATTCACATATCAAAGGATTCTCTTGAAGTTGTTGGTTGCTGTTGCCCTCTTTTGAAATCACTGACATACGGAGGTAATATGTTCTATAACAAGAATGTTGAGGCGTTTGCTATTGCCAAAACAATGCCTGGATTATGCAGTCTTACAATATCAGGAGTTGCCCTCGATTCTATTGGGGTTGTTGCTATTCTTAATGGATGTCCTCTTCTTGAGTCTCTTGACATGCTAGAATGTGTTTTGGAGGGAGATTTGGATGAAAGTTTGAAGAAAAGGTGTTGTGAGCAGATCAAAAATTGTATATTTCCAAGACAATTGCAAACTGGTTTTGACTATTATTTTGATTGGACTGGAAATTTATTATGATGAAGAGGACTATTGTGGTTATTTTACTGATTTTTAAAGTGGAGGTTTTATTAATAGGGTTGATTCTTGAAAATACACagttttttttaaagtaattttgtttagtagTGTACTAGGCCTTCAATCTTGTATCACATTCTTCATTAATCAAATGTTTTTGTTGCTGAGttattttgtttatggtttatgttcGTAAGAAAATGTATGGTACTATATAATACTTCATctcgttctttttttttttttttttatataaacataGAGGAAATAATAACGAAAAATATGGAGGACAAGAGATACTCAATCCGAAGTTACAACATGATccacaaaattacaaaacaaagtaCAAGACCAAATCATGCAAAACACAAACGCATTTTGTGACTACGACCGTACATAGACCTCGAGATCTTTGTTAATGGCAACAAACCACTTTCAAGATGCTACTTTGATAAAACCAACCATATCTACAACTCTCAAAATCTCACCCTTGAACAAGATATTATTCCTAGTCAACTCAATGACCACACATTGCTATCAAGAAAAACCAATGGAGATCCATTTTTAAGTTTCCTTCTAATCATCATCTAGCAAAACTGGTTTAAATGAAAGGCTATCATATATTCATACCTGATTCTTACACCACTTCTACACTAATCCAACAACAGACCTCCCTCCACACTTGAACATTAAGGAACAGGAAAGAAACGTGTATACCACATCTTCTTGTGCATTGATGCACAAGGGTAATACCAAGTTTTGACTACAAATAATAACCACCTCCTTTCCAATTCAAGTCTGGTTGGTAACTTTTTAAGCAACATGTTAGTCAAAGAACTGCACTTTGCTTGTCTCCTCAGTTTTCCACAATCTAACCAATTGAATTCACACAATAATTCGTTGTCTATATTATGCCCTATACATTATCGATTTCATTCAACCTTGAATAATTTGACTTGACTGAGAACCCACTCCTGCTTCTCCACCACATATATCCATCCTCCGAATTTGccttagaccatctccaatggtagtttcttctattgagttctccacatgtaccattaatttaataattaaatatttaaaaaatttgccatgtcatagtaaagttgcattgcaatgcaacaactaaaagattgtagtacccaatcaaatcaaTAAAGAACTCAAATGTAAGTTGCACCACTAGTGCAAAAAAGGAATTTAACACCTAATTTTTGGACATTTCATACCGGTTTTTGTACCGGTGTTATTGCTACCGGTATGGTAAGTAAGAACATTTGATACCTGTTTTAAAAATGGTGTAAATAGCCCATTTAAGACCAATTATTAAGGAAGTTGGGTATTAAATATTGACATTCAACACACATTTTAGGAAGAaacgggtgttacatgcccataATTAACATCTGTTTTATATAACCGGggttaaatattattaatatattcaaTATCTACTTTTAGTTGAAATTTGGAGTTGAATGGAAATATTTAATACTTTTTTTAAAAGAGAAATATTGTTAAATAAGcagcttttttattttataaataaaattcttCTTACAACATTCATATATTTACATCATTTGGCACTAAAAATTCACATTTTAGATTTTAAACTTTACTatgtataaaataatttaaatagaaGTGCATGTGTTTGTAAGATAGTTAAAGTAGTTGTCCGCATATCAAGTGCAACCTAGTTTGCACAGAATCCCAAATTTTAACATTGATAGATATTCTAAAATCTAGAAGTAACATATTGAGAAACAACAACATTTATACTTATTATAAAAACAAAACTACATATGTTATTCTGAATACAATATAAAAGTTAACTCAACCTAATAAGCTAACTCTAATGTGGGTGCAAGCATAAGATGTTTAGAAGCTTGTAAAGAACATTTATGGTGATGACCTAGGAGTTCTTGTCGCCTGAGACATTTCTTTCCACAACCTCTCTAACCAGCTATGATACAAGACTCTGCTATCTAAAACTCTTCTAATAGCATCCATATGTCTGTTAATTACCTCTCCAAATATGAAAACATTAAGGGCAAATGCTTCAAGCTGGAATACAAAACAACTCCACAAACATCTGATCTAAAACTCTAGCTTTTGTAGTTGCAAATATTTGGCTTGGCACTCATCAAAAACAAATGACATGCACTGCTTTTGCAGTTTCCTGCATCAGCATAATACACAAGTTCTTCGGTTGAGTTATACAAAGCTCTCCAGTAGCTACGCCAACCTATCCTTGACAGAACAAAGTTTAGCATTGTTTTCTCCTTCACGCATGAGAGTTTAGTATCCAACATGTTTCTTTATTATCTCCTAATTAAAACTTACATGcccataaaaaacaaaattaatcatAATAATTAGTAGAATGAGAAACATTAAAATATGACATTATCTTAACAACTTCAATCACACTATATGGACAGCCGAAACAAAATCAAGTTTAAAGAAGGTATAGTGACCTCTTTATTGTACTAATTTTTAAGGTGAAGATCCAACCTTTATGGTATAGAAATGATTAATGTAATCACAGATTTAAAAATAGGACTGCCTGGTTCTACTAGAGCAGAACCTACATCTTTTCTAACCTATGCATTGGATTGATTGTGTACCACATAGTTGCAACAAAGGAACATATTTGCAACACAGACCTAAGGATCACACTGCTCTAGGAATATCACAAAGTCATCTCTAACCAAAAGAAACCATGTgaccaaaatcaaataaaatggcTATTACTATCTTCCTAAACTAGAAAAGTTGTTAGCCCCTCAGAAGCACGAGAGTGGTTACCGATGATGTAAATCAAAACTCGTGCAACAGTCAACTAACCAGGAAAAGTCGAACCAAAGGCAAAAACCAGAAAACTACCCAAATCGAAAGCAAAAACTAAACTGAAGTTGAGAAGCAAGTTGTAACTGAAGAACCTGAGGAGGCCAGAACAAAACTGTCTTGTACTGGTTCAAATAATGGGTAGCAGAGCAACACAAGAAGCTAGACCACAACACTTACCCCAACCCAGAACTGCAACAGAAAAGAGGGAACACAAAAGTTAGTCAAGAGGAGAAAAATATTAGAATAGAATAGTCTAATTAACACTTGCTTCATCGAAGCCTCTCCTTAAATACCTCTAAGCCAACATCCACATTTTGACATGACTCTGAAGAAAAAAATACCTCAATTTAAACTCCTGAACATGTAAACACATCTCAGGACTGCTCGCCAAAGAGGCAGATTCGTGGCTAAATTCTCTAAATATCATTGTCAAGAAGTGTTTGTTAGTTAGTGAACTCAAAAATATCAAATAACATAGCCAATACCAAGATGTCAAGTATAAAATAACATAACAAATAATATCTCCAATTTCTCCAAAAAAAATGCATGATAAACAAAATTAAcgaaaaaaaatgcaataataatgataataatagtaAAAGAACATACCATTATCATAAGGATCTCGGCCGTCGACGGTTTATTTCATTAACACGACGCCGTGAAATGCATTAAAACAAAGAGGGAACACCGATTATAAGATTCAACAAATGGAGAGATGATGAATGCGATTCTAAATCAAAGGTGACATTGATTAGCGATTCCGATTCAGAGAAAGATTGAACCCTAAAAGAGAGGGCTTATGAACACGTTTGTGATTCAAAACAAGTTTCTGAGAGGGTTTTTTATTCTAAACTTTTTTCTAAGAGGACTTCCCAATTTTGATTGATTGGCAGAAATATTAAGAGAGGAGGTGGAATCGTGAAACACTTATCGTGAATAGTGAATACCCAGGATTGAGGGGAAAAGGGTTTTAAGCAAGTTCCTAGGTTTTTCTCAAGCGAGAGTCATGTTTGAAGCGCAAGGGTTAACTCTCTGAATTGTGAGGcacaagttttttaaaattttagtgtCTCAATAATAATTTAGCTATCACATTTCATTTTCTTAAAATCAGGTATAAATTTATGTTTATCTATGTGGTTACTCTTTTTACTTTATacttctttttcaaaaatcaggtATCGTatactaaataattttttttttttaaaagtatctTATATTAGTCACCGGTTTTTCTAAAAATTTGGTGTCAATGACGAATacttaaactttttattttaattacaaaatTGCCATTACTTATCAATTTTATATCCTTTTTTAATATAATACGTATGATATCAATAATTCTAATGTTATTCCTGCACTagtgcaccattggagatgctcttaggtTGCACCCAGTGCCGGTCCCGACTTTTTGAAGGCCCCCggcaaatattaaattttttaaattttaatttattaatataaaataaaatataataatatatttttttataaaataataaataataaaactagACACAAATAATAATGAGTTTAATTGGAATGTGCAAAGaagttttacaccgtcagtgaatAATGAACGTTGGatgtaaattatattttatttttttaatgaacgttaaatgtaaattatattttatttttaatttaattatttattaattcgtATTAGTGGGTGGTTATGATTCATGTGTACAAAATTTTACAGAGTGACAGTACTTAGTAATTAATctcaataataatatattaaattttatcatataaatttaataaaaaatgaatttatcatataataaattttgtaaacataaaataaatataatttatatatattaatcaaaatttatttttaaaaaattgaaaagttccATACGTGATTTTTTTAGTTatattaatacaatttttttttaaaaaagttcatGTGCCATTTTTGtacataaaaagacaaaaagatgGAATTGGAATTGTAAAAATTGATATATTCGTTTTCGTTCATGTGCCATGGTttagaaaattaataaaaaatggtaTTGTAAAAATTACTTCTCCATGGATCGAACCAAAAATATTCACCTTTTAAGGTCAAGCTTCATACCATTGTGAAACAACCACTAGACATTAAGGATTTAGCAAATGctgtatttattatatattatttattaatttttatctaTTTTCCCGATTTTGAAGCCTCGATTTTTTAGGTCATGGGCCGTGGGCCTGGTTGCCTTGGCCCAAGGCCGGCCCTGGTTGCACCAACTGAAGAATCTCCATCAACATAACCAATTGACTACCTTCTACATCCAAAAGGACATTCAGATCCATTTCTAAATCCCACACCCAAGTATCTTCAATCCAAGCTCCCATTTCCATCACTTTGGAGTTGGGGAGAGATGAGTGAGCCCAAAAACAATTTTGGAAACTGTGAGCTTAATGGTACAAAACCTAACCATTTGTGCTTCCAAAAATATATACTTATACCATTCCCTAATTTACAATTAACTGAGTTGGAAAACTAGTTTTGATCCTCCACTAGGGATAATCCCATTAATCTAATATCCTTCCACAACAAGGAATCCTTACTTCCATTAATTGGCATTGAGGCGTTAGACATTTTGGCATTAGTTTCTCCATACATGTAAGAcatcaaaccaaatcaaataacATTGTGTTTATTCAACATTCTCCAGTGCCACTTGCATAATAGAGTTAGATTAAATCTTTCACAATGCTTGACACCAAACCCTCCTTCTTCCTTAGCCATGCATATTTTGGACCAAATAGCCCATTGATCTTTTTCTTCTCTCCTATTCCACCCCCGAAGGTACACATGTTGTAACATCATTATCTCCTTTAGGATTTCGTTATGAGCTTTATAAAATCAGAAGTAATAAATTGGAATATTGGTTAGGACTGCATTCAACATTGTTCTATAAGTGACTTGTTGAATAGTAttttcaaggcaaatatttttgtatcgtatccacagagattgggtgatattaccgccgttctatagttgtaaTTGTTTTAAGTTGACAATTAAaaattggtttggtttgttttagaatttatctTGATTTGATGAAATAAGACACAAATGACAAAATGTAATTTTCTTCAAATAAAAAGTACTTTGCCAAGATTAGGATTCACTATTCCAAATTCATGCATCtgatcaaaccaagtatgtgaattTAAATATCATGAACATAATCTAGTATTCCCTTAATAATACTTATGTCTAAGTAATATTGTGATAATTGTTAAAATAATCTCTTGGCAATTTCTTCACTCAAGACATTATTTTAACAATCTTTGGCTAGCAATACACATAGAAAATCAATGCATAaatctatttctacaacttatgcATTACTTGAATAAATCT containing:
- the LOC131625810 gene encoding F-box protein SKIP19-like; its protein translation is MASSSVPATKVESESTTTKPNWLELPRDVTLNILQRLGTIEIISSACQVCPLWWNICKDPCMWRTIHMSKFRYPRHKYSDVDLVKMCRYAVQKSCGQLEDIYIGFFGNDKLLEYIGHSANHLRRIRLIICEYLSDKGFIEAVKKLPLIVELDISHNIHISKDSLEVVGCCCPLLKSLTYGGNMFYNKNVEAFAIAKTMPGLCSLTISGVALDSIGVVAILNGCPLLESLDMLECVLEGDLDESLKKRCCEQIKNCIFPRQLQTGFDYYFDWTGNLL